In Pseudomonadota bacterium, the genomic window CGGCTGCGCTATCTCCAGGATGACAGGCAGTTGCCGGCGCACGACCTGACAACGGATGAAATCAACTATTCACTGCGACCGCAAAGCTATCAACATTCATCGACAAATTACCTCGAGACTTTCAACGGCAAGAGCCGGAAAAAGTTGCTGCGAGAGGTTGAAAACTTAAAAAAATTGGGGCCGAATTTTCGCCTCAACCATTTTCCCGATGTAGAGCGCATGTTCAGTCTGAACCTGGCCGCCTACCGGGAAAATTCTTATTTTTATGATTCTCGTTTTCTGGCCTCATTCACAAACCTGGCGGAAACTTTGCGACAAAATCAAGGTTTTCGACTGGTCACGGTTATAATCAAAGACATCATCGCGGCCGTTGATCTGGTTGCGGTCTGGCAGAATCACTGGACGGTCCTGGCCGGCGGCACCAACCCGGAATTTCCCGGAATCGCCAAGCTTATAAACCTTTATCACATTGAGGAAGCCTGCCGGCAGAAAATCGCCCAGGTCGATTTTCTCTGCGGCGATTTCAACTGGAAAGAACGCTTTCATCTGACCCCCCAGCAACTCTACAAAATTGACCGGGGATTTAAACCCACAAGACCGGAAACCGACACCGGCAGCGACACCGAAGACCACCATGACTGAAAACCGAACCCTGGTCGTCGGCACCACCCCGGACTATGTCGACTGGCTGCGCCGGAAAAATCCGGGTCGTTTACTGTTTCTCAGTGACCGCCGCCTGC contains:
- a CDS encoding GNAT family N-acetyltransferase gives rise to the protein RLRYLQDDRQLPAHDLTTDEINYSLRPQSYQHSSTNYLETFNGKSRKKLLREVENLKKLGPNFRLNHFPDVERMFSLNLAAYRENSYFYDSRFLASFTNLAETLRQNQGFRLVTVIIKDIIAAVDLVAVWQNHWTVLAGGTNPEFPGIAKLINLYHIEEACRQKIAQVDFLCGDFNWKERFHLTPQQLYKIDRGFKPTRPETDTGSDTEDHHD